ATGCCTCCCACCCAGGCGCCGTTGCAGGTGAGCGGCCTCCAGGTGGCCGTCCGCTACCGGCCCGCGGAGACCGAGCAACTGGTGGGCGGCGACTGGTACGACGCCGTCGTCCTGCCGTCCGGATTCGTGCTGCTGTGCGTGGGGGACGTGGCCGGGCACGGCATCGAGGCCGCCACCAGCATGGTCGTCCTGCGCAACGCGCTGCGCGGTCTGGCGGTGACCGGCGCGGGGCCGGGACAGCTGCTGTCGTGGCTCAACATCGTGGCGCACCACCTGACGGGCTCCGTCACCGCGACGGCGGTGTGCGGTCTGTACGACCCGGTCCGCCGGACGCTGCGCTGGGCCAGGGCGGGCCATCTGCCGCCCGTGCTCGTCCGGGGCAGCGAGGCGGCTCCGCTGCCCCTGGTGAGGGGGCTGCTGCTCGGCGCGGTACCGGAAGTCGCCTACGAGGAGTCCGAGATCCAACTGGCCGCCGGGGACACCCTGTTGATGTACACCGACGGCCTGGTCGAGCGCCGTGACCGACCCGTGGAGGAGTCCCTGACCCACCTGCTGACCACCGCCCGCACGGCACCCAGCACACTCGACCAGCAGCTGGACCGCCTGCTGACCTACAGCAGGTCGGACACCGACGACGACACGTGCCTCGTCGGCATCCGGGTCGGCTGAACCACTCCAAGGTGTCCTGACAACGGAGAAGGGGACGGCACGCATGGCGAACAGCGCACTTCTGGTGATGGACGTCCAACGGGACGTCGTGGCCATCGCCGACGACGGTTCCGGGTATCTGCCGCGCCTGCGCGGAGCGATCGACGGTGCCCGGGCCGCCGGCATCCCCGTGATCTACGTGGTGATGGGGCTACGGCCGGGCGATCCGGAGATCAGCCCGCGCAACAGGGTGATGGCGAACGTCGTGCGGGCCGGCCTGTTCACCGAGGGCGCCCCGGGCACCGAGATCCATGACGAGGTCGCGCCCCGGCAGGGCGACGTGGTGGTCACCAAGAGGCGGGGGAGCGCGTTCTCGGGCAGCGACCTCGACTTGGTCCTCAGGGCACGCGACATCGACAGCCTCGTTCTCACCGGCATCGCCACCAGCGCCGTCGTGCTGTCCACCCTGTGGCGCGCCATCGACCTGGACTTCGGCCTCACCGTCCTGGCGGATGCCTGCCTCGACACCGACCCCGAGGTGCACACGATGCTCACCGAGAAGCTGTTCCCGCAGTGGGCGGACGTCGTCACCGTCGAGGACTGGCTCCAAGCCATCGCACCGCGATAGCGGGAGGCGTCCCGACCTCACCTGCTCCGCTCATCGGTGATGGCGGGGTTGTCGAGCAGGATGTCCTCGGTGGTCTGCCACAGCCGGGGCAGGAACCGGGTCACCTCATCGGCCCGGTGGAGCAGGTCACGGGTGGAGCCGATGCCGAGATCGGCGACGGCCGCCTGGAAGGCCGGGAGGAGGGCTTCGTGCAGTCGGGGCGCGTCGGCGGCCAGGATGATGTGGCAGCGGGCGAACGTCGCGATGATCCAGAAGACCGCTTCGCGGTGGTCGCCTGAGTCGATGAGCCGCTGGCTCCCGTCGATCGCGATCGGCCGTGCGGCGGGGCTGATGTCGCTGCTGAAGGGGAACGGGGTCTTCGCCACGGGGACGGTGGCGTCGAACGTCGCGGCGAGTTCGTGCAGATGGTGCCGGACGCGCTCCACGGGCAGCTGTGAGCAGCCGAGAAGGTCCAGCAGTTCCGGGTAGAGGCCGAGGTGGCCGTAGTCGGTGAGGACCTCGCGAGCGGCCGGATAGCGCAGGCGGACGGTGGGGTTGCGCAGGGCGGCGACGAGGAGGACGTGGCAGGTCACGCCGGTGGGGAACAGCCAGGAGAGCACCTGCTCGTGGAACGGCGCCGAGGTGCCGATCGCAGCGAGACGGCTCTCGATCCGGTGGCGGGCGTCCTGGCACCTGCGGCGGACCCAGGGCCGGGCGGCGAAGTGGCGCGAGACGTGCGCGTGCAGTTCGCGCAGTTCGCCGGTGGGGTCGTCGATGATCGCGTCCGTGCGGAAGCTGCCGGCCAGGTGGTAGGACGCCAGGACGTCGTCGGCGGAGGCCAGCTCGGCCCGGGGCAGGTAGCTGACTTCCAACAGGGCGCCCTGGAAACGGAGTTTGCCCGGCTTGGCCGGCGGATCCTCCTGGGCGGTGACGACAAAGACGTCGACGTCGGAGGAGGGCGACAACTCCGCGTCGTCCGGCAGCCCGACGGTCGAGCCGCTGAAGTACGCGCCCCGGAAGCCGGTATCGGTTCGGGCATGCTGGGCAACCCACTGGATCGCGGCGGCACGTGCCAGTCCGACCTTCACAGGCGCATCTCCCCGGTGACGTGTGCGAGATCCTCCATTGTCGCCCGGTGGCCGAGGCTGGTGGGCTGTCCCGGCTCCGGAGCCCTGCCCGGTAGTGTCCCAACACTATGAACAGCGTCGAACTGCGGGAACTCACAACAGACTTCGGGCCTGTGATCGGCCATGTCGAGGAGACCGGCGAGCGGGTGCGCGTCACCGACGGCGGCGAGACGGCGGGCGTGCTCCTGCCGGCGGCCGAACTGGCCGAGCTGGAGCACTTCGCGCAACGCGACTACGGCGGACCGAGACCCCGGCCCAGAACCGTGCGGGAGACCCCGGCCGGCCCGCGGCGGCAGGGCCCGTACACGCGGTACGCGTACACCGACGGCGTGCGGATGACGTTCACCCGCGACCGCGTGGTCGTGGCCGAACTGCGGACCGTGGACGAGCTCGACTGGCTCGAGAACAACGCGCGCACCGCCCGGCAGGGCTTCATGGACCCCGAGCAGACGGCCGCGTTCGAGGAGTTCCTCGCCCGCCGGCCACCGGTCGGCGACGGCATAGCGTGGATCGCCGCCGACTGGAGACAGCAAGAGCCCTTCACCGTGCTCGAATTCGTCAAGGGCCCGACCTCCGAAGCGGCCGCCCTCGCCTACGGGGCCGACGCCCAGGACGTCACCGACGGGCTGCTGCTGCACCAGGTGCGGGACCGAGACGCACGCGAAGGCACGGACGACACCTGCCAAGTGCTCGCCTTCGGCGAAGCCGGCGAGTGGACGTGGCTGGGCTACCACGACTTCGGCAACGCCTTCACCCGCCGCCTCGACCCGCCTCCCCGGCAGCAGATCACGCTGACCGCGACCATGGCCAAGGGCATCTACGACTTCAGGTACAGCGAGGACGGGGTCTACCAGAACCCCTTCCCGCTCGAGGACAGCGCCGACACGCGGCGGGACATGTACGAGCTGATCTGGTACACCCCGGGCCAGGCCCCCTTCGCCCCGGACGCGCCCCTGGGCTTCCTCAACGCGCACATCCGCCGAGCCGAGGAGCACACCGACTGGACGGACGGCATCGCGCTGTTCTTCGCCGGCCTGGAACGCGCCTTCGGCCTGTCCCTGCCCCGGGACGGGATCACATCCGGCCACGTGCGCTGCGCCCGCCCCGTCCAGCGCTGAGGCCGCATCCCGGGCGCCCCGAATATCGAAGGCGTTCTCCCGGTGACTGTGATTTCGTGGTCGATCGTCGGATCTTCCGGCACCACTCCGCACCACACTTCACCCAGCTTTCGAGGGGAACAGCACCATGATCTCCGCCCACACCCGCGTCGCGGTCGTCGGCGCCGGCCTCGGCGGCCTCGCCTTAGCCCGTGTCCTGCAGCTCCACGGTCGCTCCGTCACGGTCTTCGAATCCGACGCTTCCGCCGACGCCCGCCCCCAGGGCGGCAGCCTCGACATCCACGCCGCCACCGGTCAGACCGCCCTGCGCGCGGCGGGCCTTCTCGACACGTTCCGCGCCCTGGCCCGCCCCGACGCCCAGGAATGGCGCGTGCTCGACCCCGTCACCGCCGCCACCCTGCCCTTCCCGGGACCCGTCCACGACGACGACAGCCCCGAGATCGACCGCGGCCAACTGCGCGGACTGCTCCTGGACTCCCTCGCCGAGGGCACCGTCCGCTGGGGCCGCACGGTCACCGGCGCCACCCCGCTCGGCGACGGCACCTGGCGCCTGAGCTTCGGCGACGGCACCACCGAGGACGCCGAGCTGGTGGTCGGCGCCGACGGTGCCTGGTCGCGCATCCGCCCGGCCCTGTCGGACGCCACGCCCGGCTACGCCGGTGTCACCTTCATCGAGGCCGGTCTCGACGACGCCGACACCCGCCATCCCGCCCTCGCAGCCATGGTCGGCAACGGCACGCTGCTGGCGACCGCCGACAGCAAGGCCCTGCTGGCCCAGCGCAACGGCGACGGCCACATCCGCGTCTACGCCGCGTTCCGCGCGCCGCAGGACTGGCAGGCGGCCGAGGGCCTGGACATCGACGACACGGAGGCCGTGCGCGCACACCTGCTGAAGAGGTTCGACGGCTGGGACGAGAACCTGCTCTCCCTCCTGCGGAGTCAGGACGGCGGGTTCGTCGACCGGCCCGTGTTCGTGCTGCCCGTCCCGCACACCTGGGACCACGTCCCCGGCATCACCCTGCTGGGCGACGCCGCGCACCTGATGCCGCCCGTCGGACTCGGGGCCAACCTCGCCATGCTCGACGGCAGCGACCTCGCCCACGCCCTCGTCACCGAGTCCGGCGTCGACGACGCCGTCCGCGCCTACGAGAGCCTCATGCTGCCGCGCTCGGCGAAGGCCGCCCAGGACTGCGCCGAGGCACTCGACCACCTCATCCCCCCGACGGCCTCCTGAGCAGGCGCGGCGCAGTTCACGCCCGGCGCTCGGGAAGCCCCCGGGACGGGATGGTGCCGACCGCCTTGAGCGTCCGCAGGACCGGTGCCGTCTCCAGGGAGCGGATCGCCTTGACCGCTCCCAGGCCGTGCGTGAGGTAGCGGTACAGGGCAGCGGTGTCCCGGCACAGCGCGTGCGCCACGAGATTGGTGGGACCGGTGGTGTGGGCGACGAAGGCGAGTTCGTCGTGCTGGGCGAGGGCCGTGGCCACGTCGTCGAGGTGCGCCGGGGCGACGGCCATCCACAGCAGGACCTTGATGTGGCCGCCCAGCAGGGCGGGGTCGATCTCGACGTCGAAGAAGACCGTCCCACAGGCGCGCAGGTGGTCGAGGCGGCGGGAGACCGTCGCCGGCGACCAGCCCGTGCCGGCGGCGAGTTCGGCGACGGCCGCCCGCCCGTCCCGCCGCAGAGCGTCCAGCAGGGCGTGGTCGGCGGGGGAGAGCCGCACCTGGCCGTAGCCCTCCGGGGGCGGCGCCCCGCCGTGGCCCGTGCCCCCGGCCCCGCCCATCATCCGCTGCTGCCGCGGGGTCAGCGCGCTGGCGACCATGCGCCACGGGGTGCGCCAGCCCAGATAGGTGTGCAGCAGCTGGTGGGCGGAGACGGCCGTGAGCCCCACACTTGGCGGCAGTTCGTGCAGCAGCAGGGAGTGGCCGTGTGCGGTCCCCAGGGGCGTCTCCAGCACGGCGACGACCTCGGTGCCCCCGCCGGTGAGACAGACCCACGAGGTGTCGGGGCGGCGTACCAGCGCGTGCGCGAGGTCCGGCGCGGTCTCGGGGTCGGCCGTCAGCCGCAGCAGCCACTGCTCGTGCCCCGTCGACTGGGGGTCGGGCAGCCCCACGACGCGCAGCGCCGCCTGCTCGCGCAGCCGCTCGTGGCGTCGGGAGACCCGTCTGCGGCGACACCGCGAGCACGGCGGCGAGCTGCGTGAAGGAGGCACGGCCGTCGATGTGCAGGGCGTGGATCAGCGCCCGGTCCAGTTCGTCGAGCATACGCACACCATCCTTCACGCACCCTGGGGCGCCCGGGCAACGGAATCGGTCAGTCCCTGATCACCGATTTGCAGCGCATCAGGAACTCGGCGAGGTAGCCGTCGTGCGGCAGCCCGGATTCCATCCAGTACGTCGGGTGGTCCCCCACGTACACGTTGCCGATCGAGGGTTCCGCCACGAGTTCGGCCACCAGCCCGTCGTCGTGCGTGATCGCCGTGAGGACCAAGGTGTCCCGGAGCGGTCCGAGGCCGGCGTCCCGGGTCCAGGGCGCCACCCACACGCAGGGGAGCACCTCAAGGCGGCCATGCTCCAGGAGGAGGGCAGGCCCGTGCGCGAACGCGTCGAGGAGCAGGGCGCCCAGTGGCTCTCCGCCCGCGACGACCTCGAGCAGTGGCTCGGTGGACACGGCTGGAGGGCCACGGTGTACGCGGGTGACGATCCGCGCATCGGGCACGGGCGCACCGTGGCCCCGCTGCCGGCCTGCTGGCTGGCGACGGCGGCGCTCACCGCCGGGGAGCGCTGAGGAGAACCAGAATCCGCCCGGATGGGCGGCCGATCAATCGGCACTCAGAATTCCGCAGCAGGTCGCTTTGTTGTCGCCGCTGCCGTGAATCTTGGCCGGAATGCGCTGTGCGGCCCCGGTTTCATTACGGCACCGCGTGGGAATCTCGCCGGCTTCATCGCCCACTCTGCCTTTCCCCGGCGCTCATCGCCCCGTTAATTCGGAAGCGACTCGGTGACAGATCTCGATCCCATCGCTTCCTGCTTACCGAGATTTTCCCTTCCACGGCCCGGAACATGAGATTCCCCCGGAAAGCATGTTCCTCGCCTCCTTCCTGATTTCCTCCCGCAGAGGATTGGCATGTCTGACGACACCGCACGCCCGCACGACCCGAAGGAGCCGCGCGCCCGCGGCGGACACTGCGTGGTGCTCGGGGCCGGCATCGCCGGGCTCTTCGCCGCCCGCGTGCTGTCCGGCACGTTCGACCGGGTCACCGTGGTCGACCGGGACACCCTTCCGGAGACGGACGAGAACCGGCGTGGTGTGCCGCAGGGGCGGCACGCCCACGCGATCCTCCCCGCCGGCACCAGAGGACTGCGGCAGATGTTCCCCGGCCTGCTCGAAGGGCTGGAGGCGGCCGGGGTCCCCGTGGTCCGCGAACCCACCGAGATGCACTTCGCGCCCGGCGGCCACCTGCTCTGCCAGGAGGGGCGCTACGCCGACCCCACCCCCACCTACCAGCCGACCCGCCCCCAGCTCGAGAGGCGAGTCCGCGCCGAAGTGGGGGAGTTGCCCGGTGTGGAGATCATCGACCGGTGCGAGGCCGCCGGGCTGGTCTGCACCCCCGACGGAACCCGCGTCACCGGTGTCCGCGTCGTGCACCGCGGCGCGCGGGAGGAGCGCGAGCTGACCGCCGACCTCGTCGTCGACGCCACCGGCCGCGGCGGACGTGCCACACGCTGGCTGGCCGACCTCGGCTACGAGCCTCCCCGCGAGGACAAGATCCCGGTCGACATCAAGTACGTGAGCCGCACCCTGCGGCTCGCACGGGGTGCCCTCGGCCGCCGCAAGGTCGTGATCGTGGGAGCCGAGCCCGGCCGGCCCACCGGCGCGACCTTCCTCCAGCACGAACAGGACCGCTGGATGCTCACCCTGATCGGCTACGGCGGTCACCATCCGCCGACCGACCCATGACCTCGTACCTCGACAACCTCGCGATCCGATGACCGGCCCACTGGCCGAATTCGCCGTCCATCGGGCAACCGATGGAAGAAACAAGCGAGTTGACGGTCCTGGCTGGAGCCC
This genomic stretch from Streptomyces sp. Go-475 harbors:
- a CDS encoding FAD-binding protein, producing MSDDTARPHDPKEPRARGGHCVVLGAGIAGLFAARVLSGTFDRVTVVDRDTLPETDENRRGVPQGRHAHAILPAGTRGLRQMFPGLLEGLEAAGVPVVREPTEMHFAPGGHLLCQEGRYADPTPTYQPTRPQLERRVRAEVGELPGVEIIDRCEAAGLVCTPDGTRVTGVRVVHRGAREERELTADLVVDATGRGGRATRWLADLGYEPPREDKIPVDIKYVSRTLRLARGALGRRKVVIVGAEPGRPTGATFLQHEQDRWMLTLIGYGGHHPPTDP
- a CDS encoding Lrp/AsnC family transcriptional regulator, with translation MPPSRSSPPCSRCRRRRVSRRHERLREQAALRVVGLPDPQSTGHEQWLLRLTADPETAPDLAHALVRRPDTSWVCLTGGGTEVVAVLETPLGTAHGHSLLLHELPPSVGLTAVSAHQLLHTYLGWRTPWRMVASALTPRQQRMMGGAGGTGHGGAPPPEGYGQVRLSPADHALLDALRRDGRAAVAELAAGTGWSPATVSRRLDHLRACGTVFFDVEIDPALLGGHIKVLLWMAVAPAHLDDVATALAQHDELAFVAHTTGPTNLVAHALCRDTAALYRYLTHGLGAVKAIRSLETAPVLRTLKAVGTIPSRGLPERRA
- a CDS encoding cysteine hydrolase — its product is MANSALLVMDVQRDVVAIADDGSGYLPRLRGAIDGARAAGIPVIYVVMGLRPGDPEISPRNRVMANVVRAGLFTEGAPGTEIHDEVAPRQGDVVVTKRRGSAFSGSDLDLVLRARDIDSLVLTGIATSAVVLSTLWRAIDLDFGLTVLADACLDTDPEVHTMLTEKLFPQWADVVTVEDWLQAIAPR
- a CDS encoding FAD-dependent monooxygenase, which produces MISAHTRVAVVGAGLGGLALARVLQLHGRSVTVFESDASADARPQGGSLDIHAATGQTALRAAGLLDTFRALARPDAQEWRVLDPVTAATLPFPGPVHDDDSPEIDRGQLRGLLLDSLAEGTVRWGRTVTGATPLGDGTWRLSFGDGTTEDAELVVGADGAWSRIRPALSDATPGYAGVTFIEAGLDDADTRHPALAAMVGNGTLLATADSKALLAQRNGDGHIRVYAAFRAPQDWQAAEGLDIDDTEAVRAHLLKRFDGWDENLLSLLRSQDGGFVDRPVFVLPVPHTWDHVPGITLLGDAAHLMPPVGLGANLAMLDGSDLAHALVTESGVDDAVRAYESLMLPRSAKAAQDCAEALDHLIPPTAS
- a CDS encoding type II toxin-antitoxin system Phd/YefM family antitoxin; translated protein: MNSVELRELTTDFGPVIGHVEETGERVRVTDGGETAGVLLPAAELAELEHFAQRDYGGPRPRPRTVRETPAGPRRQGPYTRYAYTDGVRMTFTRDRVVVAELRTVDELDWLENNARTARQGFMDPEQTAAFEEFLARRPPVGDGIAWIAADWRQQEPFTVLEFVKGPTSEAAALAYGADAQDVTDGLLLHQVRDRDAREGTDDTCQVLAFGEAGEWTWLGYHDFGNAFTRRLDPPPRQQITLTATMAKGIYDFRYSEDGVYQNPFPLEDSADTRRDMYELIWYTPGQAPFAPDAPLGFLNAHIRRAEEHTDWTDGIALFFAGLERAFGLSLPRDGITSGHVRCARPVQR